One genomic window of Acidobacteriota bacterium includes the following:
- the pabB gene encoding aminodeoxychorismate synthase component I — MRWASVIPRQVRILTMETTFRNGSDEKFLELAQEIAEGEVSAVLLSGGGLDCSRYSIACGDPFLILRAKGRNYEVITPKGCWRGEGDPISLVDDLLTHLEPDFPLATPPFMGGAVGYFAYELKNTIEKLPQSASDDLLLPDLFLFFPRDILIYDRAKGTINRILLAYGEEENAFDIPLSEQGDSKPDTPLEAGELRSNFTHQEYLEAVRRIRRYIREGDVYQVNLSQRFSFPFRGDPWRLWIELFRRNPAPFYAFVNGGDHQILSTSMERFLFRQDDYIETRPIKGTRRRGRTKEEDKRLKKELLKDPKEDAELSMIVDLLRNDLGRVCAPKTIRVAEHKRVEEYQNVFHLISIITGKLRPGITYGDILRATFPGGSITGCPKIRAMEIIDELEPNVRHVYTGCIGYLGWHKNMDLNIGIRTGILHKGLFHFAVGGGVVYDSDEEAEYQETLHKGQTLFDLIRSLKKTFRR; from the coding sequence TTCTTGGAACTGGCTCAGGAGATAGCCGAAGGGGAAGTAAGCGCGGTTCTGCTCAGCGGAGGAGGGCTTGACTGCAGTCGTTATTCCATAGCCTGTGGTGATCCTTTCCTCATCCTCCGGGCAAAGGGAAGAAATTACGAGGTGATCACCCCAAAGGGTTGTTGGAGAGGGGAAGGGGATCCTATCTCCCTCGTTGATGATCTCTTGACCCATCTTGAACCCGATTTCCCTCTCGCCACCCCTCCTTTTATGGGTGGAGCAGTAGGCTATTTTGCTTACGAACTCAAAAATACCATCGAGAAGCTTCCTCAGTCTGCTTCAGATGACCTTCTTCTTCCCGACCTCTTCCTCTTTTTCCCAAGAGATATCCTGATCTACGACCGGGCTAAAGGGACGATAAACCGGATTCTCTTGGCCTATGGCGAAGAGGAGAATGCCTTCGATATTCCCCTCTCTGAGCAAGGGGATAGCAAACCAGATACCCCCCTTGAAGCTGGTGAATTGAGGAGCAACTTCACCCACCAGGAATACCTCGAAGCGGTACGGCGCATCCGCCGTTATATCCGGGAAGGGGATGTCTATCAGGTCAATCTATCGCAGAGGTTTTCCTTCCCCTTCCGGGGGGACCCGTGGCGACTCTGGATCGAGCTCTTCAGGCGAAACCCCGCCCCCTTTTACGCCTTCGTGAATGGGGGCGACCATCAGATCCTCTCCACCTCTATGGAACGGTTCCTCTTTCGCCAGGATGATTACATCGAGACCCGTCCCATCAAGGGCACGAGAAGAAGGGGAAGAACGAAGGAAGAAGATAAGCGATTAAAAAAAGAGCTCCTCAAAGACCCTAAGGAGGATGCAGAGCTCTCTATGATCGTTGACCTCCTTAGAAACGACCTGGGAAGGGTCTGCGCTCCAAAAACCATCAGGGTAGCGGAGCACAAGCGAGTGGAAGAATACCAGAATGTATTTCACCTGATCTCCATCATCACTGGGAAGCTCCGTCCCGGAATAACCTACGGCGATATCCTCCGAGCAACCTTCCCCGGAGGCTCTATCACCGGATGCCCCAAGATCCGGGCGATGGAGATCATAGACGAGCTGGAACCAAATGTCCGCCATGTCTATACAGGCTGCATTGGCTATCTCGGCTGGCATAAGAATATGGATTTGAACATCGGTATCAGAACGGGTATCCTCCATAAGGGGCTGTTCCACTTCGCGGTTGGGGGCGGAGTAGTTTACGATTCCGATGAAGAGGCAGAGTATCAGGAGACCCTTCACAAAGGACAAACCCTCTTCGATCTCATCCGCTCCCTGAAAAAGACCTTTAGACGATGA
- the uvrA gene encoding excinuclease ABC subunit UvrA yields MAVDKIIVKGAGEHNLKNIDVEIPRDKLVVITGVSGSGKSSLAFDTIYAEGQRRYVESLSAYARQFLEQMEKPEVESIEGLSPAIAIEQRSASKNPRSTVATVTEIYDYLRVLFARVGHPHCPICGREISSQTVQQIADRILELPQGEKIMILAPIVRGRKGEFRREFEKLMARGFIRARIDGEIHLLSEEIKLDKNKKHEIEVVVDRLVVKKGIEGRLADSIEIALELADGVVVIARENGEDQLFSERLACVYCGVSIPELSPRVFSFNSPYGACPVCDGLGVMREISPKKIIPDEGKSLAEGAIRVVSDNPYSYQYQMLESLAKHYGFSMRTPFRDLPERAKEAILYGTKGRIEFDIKKINRHYRFYAPFEGIIPNLMRRYQETDSEAVREEIERYMSLRPCPECGGARLRKESLAVTVSGKNIAYYTSLSIKEAAKVFSKLKLSPKEELIAERVLKEIRERLQFLMNVGLDYLELNRATYTLSGGEAQRIRLATQIGSRLMGVLYILDEPSIGLHQRDNRRLLDTLCKLRDLGNTVIVVEHDERTIRTADYVIDLGPGAGEQGGEVVFAGPPDELEKCDRSITGKYLSGKLRIPLPEKRRKPKGKFLVIRGAEEHNLKKIDVKIPLGLFTAVTGVSGSGKSTLIDEILYRALASQIYKSPEEPGKHERIEGIEHIDKVINITQDPIGRTPRSNPATYTGVFTHIRELFSRLPESRMRGYRPGRFSFNVKGGRCEACEGNGIIRIGMHFLPDVYITCDQCKGTRFNRETLEVKYKGKNIADVLNMTVNEALKLMGNIPSIRRKLETLVDVGLGYIKLGQPAPTLSGGEAQRVKLARELSKRSTGRTLYILDEPTTGLHFDDIKKLLAVLSRLVDLGNTVVVIEHNLDVIKCADYIIDLGPEGGEEGGRVIATGTPEEVAEVEGSYTGQFLREVLRRERALSHN; encoded by the coding sequence ATGGCTGTCGATAAGATCATCGTTAAGGGGGCAGGAGAGCATAACTTAAAGAATATCGATGTCGAGATCCCCCGGGACAAACTGGTGGTGATAACCGGGGTCTCGGGATCGGGAAAATCGAGCCTCGCCTTCGACACCATCTATGCCGAAGGGCAAAGGCGTTATGTGGAGTCCCTCTCCGCCTATGCCCGGCAGTTCCTCGAACAGATGGAAAAACCGGAGGTGGAATCGATCGAAGGCTTATCCCCGGCAATAGCCATCGAACAGCGAAGTGCGAGCAAAAACCCCCGCTCCACCGTAGCCACGGTAACCGAGATATACGATTACCTCCGGGTCCTCTTCGCCCGGGTAGGGCATCCCCATTGCCCCATCTGCGGCAGAGAGATCTCATCCCAGACGGTCCAGCAGATAGCGGATAGGATACTCGAGCTTCCTCAGGGGGAAAAGATTATGATCCTCGCCCCGATCGTCCGAGGGAGAAAAGGGGAGTTCCGCCGGGAGTTCGAGAAACTGATGGCGAGGGGATTCATCCGGGCGAGGATAGATGGCGAGATCCATCTCCTATCCGAAGAGATAAAACTCGACAAGAACAAAAAGCACGAGATCGAGGTGGTGGTGGACCGGCTGGTGGTGAAGAAAGGGATCGAAGGAAGGCTCGCCGATTCCATCGAGATCGCCTTGGAGCTTGCAGACGGTGTGGTGGTAATAGCGCGGGAGAACGGGGAGGACCAGCTCTTTTCCGAGCGATTAGCCTGCGTTTACTGCGGGGTGAGCATCCCCGAGCTATCCCCGAGGGTGTTCTCCTTCAATTCTCCCTACGGTGCCTGCCCGGTATGCGACGGTCTCGGAGTGATGCGGGAGATATCGCCGAAGAAGATCATCCCCGATGAGGGGAAATCCCTTGCCGAGGGGGCGATAAGGGTGGTGAGTGACAACCCCTATTCCTATCAGTATCAGATGCTCGAATCCCTTGCTAAGCACTATGGTTTCAGTATGAGGACCCCGTTCCGTGATCTTCCGGAGAGGGCGAAGGAAGCGATCCTCTACGGCACCAAGGGGAGAATAGAGTTCGACATAAAGAAGATCAACCGCCACTATCGCTTTTACGCTCCATTTGAGGGGATCATCCCCAACCTGATGCGGCGGTACCAGGAGACCGACTCCGAGGCGGTGAGGGAGGAGATCGAGCGGTATATGTCGCTCCGTCCCTGTCCTGAATGCGGTGGGGCGAGGCTGAGGAAGGAGAGTTTAGCGGTTACTGTTTCCGGTAAGAATATCGCCTATTACACCTCCCTCTCGATAAAGGAGGCAGCTAAGGTTTTCTCAAAGCTCAAGCTATCTCCCAAAGAGGAACTGATTGCAGAGAGGGTGTTAAAGGAGATAAGGGAACGGCTTCAGTTCCTGATGAATGTGGGCCTCGATTATCTCGAGCTCAACCGGGCAACCTACACCCTCTCCGGAGGTGAGGCACAACGGATAAGGCTCGCCACCCAGATCGGGTCCCGCCTTATGGGGGTGCTCTACATCCTCGATGAGCCGAGCATTGGGCTCCATCAGCGGGACAACCGCCGACTCCTCGATACTCTCTGCAAACTCCGCGACCTGGGAAACACGGTGATCGTGGTGGAGCACGACGAAAGGACGATAAGGACCGCCGATTATGTCATTGATCTGGGACCGGGAGCGGGCGAACAGGGAGGAGAGGTCGTCTTCGCCGGACCGCCGGATGAGCTCGAAAAATGCGATCGTTCGATCACCGGGAAATACCTCTCGGGGAAACTCCGCATCCCCCTTCCGGAAAAAAGGAGAAAGCCCAAAGGGAAATTCCTGGTGATAAGGGGCGCAGAGGAGCATAATCTGAAAAAGATCGATGTGAAGATACCGCTCGGCCTCTTCACTGCGGTTACCGGGGTTTCGGGATCAGGGAAAAGCACCCTCATAGATGAGATCCTTTACCGGGCGCTTGCCTCCCAGATATACAAATCGCCCGAGGAGCCAGGAAAGCACGAGAGGATAGAGGGAATAGAGCATATAGACAAGGTAATAAACATCACCCAAGATCCGATAGGAAGAACCCCTCGCTCCAACCCCGCCACCTACACCGGCGTTTTCACCCACATCAGGGAGCTTTTCTCCCGGCTTCCGGAATCGAGGATGCGGGGGTATCGTCCCGGTCGGTTCAGCTTCAATGTGAAAGGAGGGCGGTGCGAAGCCTGTGAGGGGAACGGCATCATTAGGATCGGAATGCACTTCCTCCCCGATGTTTACATCACCTGTGATCAGTGCAAGGGGACGAGGTTCAACCGGGAGACCCTCGAGGTGAAGTACAAGGGGAAGAACATCGCCGATGTGCTAAATATGACGGTGAACGAAGCGCTGAAGCTGATGGGGAACATCCCCAGTATCAGGAGAAAGCTTGAGACCCTGGTAGATGTGGGTTTAGGCTACATCAAGCTGGGCCAGCCGGCACCCACTCTCTCCGGAGGTGAGGCGCAGAGGGTGAAGCTCGCCCGCGAGCTGTCCAAGAGAAGTACTGGCCGTACCCTTTACATCCTCGACGAGCCGACCACTGGCCTTCACTTCGATGATATAAAGAAACTCCTCGCCGTTTTGTCCCGGCTGGTGGACTTAGGGAATACGGTGGTGGTGATCGAGCACAACCTTGATGTGATAAAATGTGCCGATTACATCATTGATCTCGGTCCTGAAGGAGGCGAGGAAGGAGGACGGGTAATAGCCACCGGCACCCCGGAGGAGGTGGCAGAGGTAGAGGGTTCCTATACCGGGCAATTCCTCCGCGAGGTATTAAGGAGGGAAAGGGCACTCTCCCATAATTGA
- a CDS encoding aminotransferase class IV, whose translation MMDDKGERKDAVIWLNGSFTTLKDARISPLDRGFLYGDGLFETLRADKGEIFFLPDHLDRLRKSAAELRLPELPRINWDKVLKELLRRNDLARAIARVKIILTRGIISGLGLPPSSKPTLCLIAEPYSPPGRKRYHEGWRLFVYRAGFSPPLAEHKSLNYLFYLKARQKAADAGKDEAIVLDPKGYVAETATGSLLFRRDNRWWKPKSAYQLSGITQRRVIDYLNERGAEVREEMITLKELLQAETVWVTNSLIGVMPIREIDGQHLPSLAQDEAEAVRNWLFSVR comes from the coding sequence ATGATGGATGATAAAGGAGAAAGAAAAGACGCGGTCATCTGGCTGAACGGGTCGTTCACTACTCTCAAAGATGCCCGTATTTCACCTTTGGATCGGGGATTCCTCTATGGTGATGGCCTCTTCGAAACCCTTCGCGCGGATAAAGGGGAAATCTTCTTTCTCCCGGATCACTTAGACCGGCTGAGGAAATCCGCGGCTGAGCTCAGGCTCCCCGAGCTACCAAGGATCAACTGGGATAAGGTGCTTAAAGAGCTCCTCAGAAGGAACGACCTTGCGAGAGCCATTGCCCGGGTGAAGATCATCCTCACAAGAGGAATAATCTCAGGGCTGGGACTTCCCCCCTCCTCCAAGCCAACCCTCTGTCTCATCGCCGAGCCATACTCACCGCCAGGGAGGAAACGATACCACGAGGGTTGGAGGCTATTTGTCTATCGGGCGGGCTTCTCACCTCCTCTTGCCGAGCACAAGTCCTTGAATTACCTCTTTTATCTTAAAGCAAGACAAAAGGCAGCTGATGCGGGAAAGGATGAGGCTATCGTTCTGGATCCAAAGGGCTATGTGGCGGAAACAGCGACAGGATCCTTACTCTTTCGGAGAGACAACCGATGGTGGAAACCGAAAAGCGCCTATCAACTATCGGGGATCACCCAGAGGAGGGTAATCGATTACCTCAATGAGCGCGGCGCCGAGGTCCGGGAAGAGATGATCACCCTAAAGGAACTCCTACAGGCGGAGACAGTATGGGTCACTAACTCCCTGATAGGCGTTATGCCGATCCGGGAGATAGATGGGCAACACCTACCTTCACTCGCCCAGGATGAAGCGGAGGCGGTGCGAAATTGGCTCTTTTCGGTGAGATGA